The window ggaaagtatttttaaaaactttgttttgaaCAACCGCAGCTAACTATTGATACGACTAAAAGCTTTCACGTGAGGAACACGTGAAAGAAATAATGCATTGTTGCTCTCCCTCGTGTTGTTAGTTCTTTTTCGCGgatgtttcttttcttttgtttacactAGTCATACGATGAAAGCAAAAAAGTGTCAAGTTTTTAATAGAATAAAACAGGAAAAACAGCAAAGCGATGAGTTAGAAACGTTCTAACTTGACTGTCCATTTGACTGCATTTTTTGCTGTAGTGCAAAAAGCGCGCGAACTTTTTTGTTTGCGCTTGGTACATGGTTAAAATGTCCAATTTCGTTGAATGGCGCACGCGCTAGATTTTGGCGCTATAGCGAAAAAGCAGTCAAGTGGAAACGATCATTTACAACTACAGTTGGAGAAAGTGTATTAAAATTGAAAGTACAAATAATATATAATCTATTTCTGACTATAGCTTTTCTTATCGAACAAACGCTGTCTAAATATTTTATGGTTTAATAAATAAGATATacgaacaaaaaaacaaaaaaattaacatcaaCAATATCGCATAAGTTGCCATAATTTCACAAAATTGCATTTCTTCTGTatgaaaattaacaaaaattgagtaaaactaaaaaacaaaaacaaaaaaagaaaatacagcGGTAGAAATGGAAaactgtgtgtgtgtgtggtATCGTGTATAATttaagtattttctttgtacaaaaAATCTTCATCTTGTATTTACATATTCAAAGATAATGTTGCTTCTGCTAATTGGTATCTGATATAGTTTGTTTCTGCTGTTGTaaaagcgatatttttttcctcAAATACTTCCTATTCGTTGCCCGCATTCTTTTCTCTATATATATTTGAATTGAATCTTTTGTATTGTCCTCGTCGCTGCTGTTATCTTCAATAATTGTTATTGGGTTTAAGCCTGGTCGACTCCTGCTGGATTGAGCACTAGTTGTGTTACCGGTGTTTGTCTCGACAACACGTTTCGGTATGAAGGTAGCTAAAAATGCAGGCCACATAAAAATACTTCTAAACCTGTTCCTAAGAGCTTGATAAGATCTTGTTCTTTGATATGCGAGGTCACGCTGGGTGTTCTCATAATGCCGGTTAACAATGTCTCCTAAGACTCGCCTATGTAGTAGCAATGTCCTGAAACCATGCAAGGAAGATTCCGTAGGAGATAAAGGATAGCATGTAGGAAATGGCGCGTTTGATAAAAGTGAGTTGTTTGATGGACAAGAACCAGCCAGGTTATTTCGTGGTAATGCTTTCATTACACCAGCTGTGTCGACATGCAACGCCTACAAGAAGAATCAAAACAATGAACTGAAGAGATTTCGACATCGCACACTCACAGTTTACAAATGTTGTTTCAAAAAATGAGCGCATAACACGGATCATATAAATTTACATAATATTTATgttattattacaaaaatacctgTAACAAAAGAGTAAATGTTTTCAGCTGATCACTCATCACGACTCCGCTTGTATTTGCATTCTTCTCCGTATCAACCTGCGTGACTGCGTAAGGCCGGGAAGTAGGACCAACGCTCTCTACTCTTTCCTTCTTTATCAGAGTTCCAGCAAGTACAGTCGAGTCGGTATTCTTTCTTTTCCTTGATCCAAGGTCGAAATCAATAAAGTCTTTTTCGATACTGTCAATATCCTCAGGTTCTTGTTTTATGGAGACAGTCTGGTCTGTTTCAATGACAATATCAAACTCACTTTGACTAAGGATTGCGTTCTAAATATATAAGAATGCAATTTTCACATATATCATTTGCTACAGCATCTTGTTTATGTTTTAACTATACACATTATAACTATAAAcattaagaaaaatttatttttaaaggaaTGAGGGTTACACAATGTCGACATCAATGTAATCCCTGTGATGAATTTTATAACGGcggttaaaaaatttgtttattgttttttattcgGTATTGCTTACACCAAGGTTGGTTAGAATTTTGCAGATTTTAGTACAATTGCTTATAAAGTAGTTTTTTATGGAAAAAACACGCGTATTACCCAGGACAAGGTGCATGGCATATAAACATTTTACCTGGTTATCTGTTCTATCATTATCGACGGTATTCACCTGTTTTGCGCACGTCTCGATAAGTTCCAacaacttctttttctttatttcttcaataACTGCATTGGTAATTACGACTCTGTAGTCGTTCAACTCTTTTTGTAGAGCGCTCGTTGATAATTTCATCTCTCGATGTGCATTTTCTAAACTCTAAAACAGAAATTTCAAACATTGTTACATGATGTCCATTCCAATAAACATACTTCTAAAAGACAGAAACTGTTTCATCGCTTATTGTTTATTAGGATGTTAATCTAACATGTGAAGACTTTCGATACCACAatgtaaaaattctaaaatccATTAAACTTGCACTAGTATGCACTAGAATTCATTTTAACACGCACTACTAGAGACAATGTGACCAACAAAATCGCCCACAAAATTAAGGCAGGaacagggtgaccactaataaaatgagaacaaaagtaaggatagaattaaggagacaacttgacattttttaaggatattttgctgcgaacgagaatagaaatataaaaaaataaggataattaaggagaaaaccaattttagttctctatctttaatgttacatactGTTAATGTTCTATGAtcagaaaattatacatattatacaaatatacatataaattatgccccgaaagatagaaaatataggatttcaaGTAACAGAGAAATGTGTCTTATTtcactggtgatgaacaatccatgaacacatttccaaaaaagttacgatcagaaaaattaagaaataaggagCAAATAAGGAGAATAAGTATATTTAAGaacttttaaggagattttctttttctaaggttatttaaggaatttaaggaggagtggtcaccctgaGCAACAATAACAGAAAATCGCAAATATTCATGGTGTTAGAAGGTACTCAACCCCTCCAAGTAATCTTAAAAGGCCGAGAAAATCATATGAACGCTGAGGttacacatttcttttttaagaatTCTTCAAGGcccgatttttgaaatttaagatattaaaaaaatgctggAGCTCGATCATCAGACACCCTATTTTTTCTTGTCTTAAAATCGAATAatctaaaatattcaaaatatagTAGCAACTATCTTagaattatttttaagaataattaaggcaaataattaaacaaaaagtGCTATTCTTATATAAAAGAAGTGTGTagattttaattcaaacggGGCTTATGCAATTCAAGCAAACGGAGAAGTCACTTGCAATAATAACAAGTATTTCACTCACTTCACATTTTCTCTTCACCTGGCTGTACTTCAAATCAGAACCTGACACAAATACTTTCTGACGAGAAGTCTGACCAAACACTCCCTTCGGTATCTGTATTGTAACTAAATTTTCCGTTTTAGTATTCAGCAGCAAAGCTGGCTTCGTTGACGGAAGATCTTTCCTGGGATTATCAACAGAGGATATTACTTGCGTTATATCTTTTGCAATGTTAAGTTCCTCATTTGCGGAGGAGTTGCCCGGGTCGGTCGTGTTTACAATAGAATTCCGCGTAATTTTAACGGGTTCCTTCAGTTGCCTTCCCAACGTTGTTGTCTCCTTAACCCTGGATACAGGATTGGAGTTGagggttgattttgaaaacacaCCGTCGAAGTGCATACGAGCAAGATGCTTAGTAGCTTCCTCTTCATTTAGACCAACATCCAACAACTTATCTCTCGCTCGTTTTAATTTCTAACAATAAAAAGTAAATTCTGTAACAACgacaagaaacttttaaaacagacAATAACAACAGCACTAaaaatttaacaacaacaacaacaccagcCAAATAATAATCAACATATACACCTTACCTTTGCTTCCGCCGGGTTAACAGAGGGCGAGTAGTTAACTTCTAAAtcctaaattttaaatacaaaacaaaattgtgctttatttgaaaaaagtaaacattaagaaaagacaagagagagtttggaaacaaaaagcaaaaacacGTTAAACGAAAAAAATTACCGTAATTTCGTAGTCTCTTTTTTCGCTTCTGCGGCCTAACTTTCCAAAGTAATTTATCACAGATTTTTTCTTCCAATGGGTTTCCCGACGGTATGcaaaatactaaaaaagaaattgacaCTGATGCCCTGTATTTCCGAAATCATACTTCGGGTGGAAACAAAGGAAGGattaaaatttgacaaaaacaaTAATGCATGTGACGGTATTAAtacataaaattaataaagacaGAGTCTACAACAAAATATACGGAGTGTTTACCTCATCTGATTTTATCTGGGTGTATCTTCGCCATATTTGACTATCACGTCGCCCAGGAAACTCTTTTGCTATCTGAGACCATTTGCCTACAAACACAATACAAACATATGAGCCTGGAGCGAAACTTTTTGTGAGAACACAATCTTAATAACCGTAACAGCAATTGTCGCACGGACCTTCTGAttgatttattaatttattggtTTCCAGTTCTCAACAAAATCTTTTTGGGCGAAGACATAATGAGTAAAGTAACATTCCCCACTTACAATGACACTCGACGAGGACAATAATGCTTGTCTACTATAATGTAGCTGTTTTAGTTGTGCAACGTTGTTGCGAAAAGCAGTCAAAAgagaacttttaaataaaagacTCGAATGAATAAGTAAGGGGGATTCAATGTCCTCGAGATGCGTCGTGATGCAAGCTAAATGCAATATTAGTGCAACACATGTTCTTGGACGTAACATATGGTATAAAAAATGTTACCTGTCCCATGCGTTTTCACTGCTGCAATTAATTTTTTGTCTTCTTCTGTTGTGAATGGAGAAAAATCATTATTTGGGTCAAGCGATGATACATACCTGCAATATATAAAGAACTATATAATGATATATGTCCGCTAACGATATAACCAGATACTACATGATTATATGTACGAAATTAGTCAATAGCTATATAATTACCCACGAtgctttttgaaatttctaTGTTTTTTCTACGTCTTAAGCTCTTAATTTTTCACGACGGGCAAAACCCATGACCATTTTCAAAAGGGCTAAGCCAATcggaattttaaaaaacttactaCCCGCCGGCATAATCGTGATAGTTATCAAGACAATAGACTGACCTTTCACGACATTGTGCATCAGTACGTCCTGGTacaaccagtttaatcgccttccAATTTCCCATTCCATGTTTTTTTACAGCAGCTATTAATGCCTAAAAGCGCCACACATTTGTCAACAGAATTTGGTTAGAATTACACTACGTAAATGGCACAAAAAGGCATATTTACGTACTTTATCTTCGTCTTCCGTCCATCTCCCTCTTTTTATATTCGGATTTAGGCTTTTCTCCCATCGATTAAGACACTGATCACTGAGTTTATTGCCAACATGATTTGCCACTATAAAACAATATAACAACATCTTAAATGCATCGGTCATAACCATCGGTTATCTTACGCATTTTCCACATTTGAATTTATAGTTAGTTAATATCTGTATCTAAAGTTGCTTAATAGTTTCCTAAttctatttatctaatttttcgtAATTTATGTAAGAAGGGAAAAGTGAAAACGAagacaattttattaataaaaaagcaaCTTGAAAATAAACTGTGAAGTGTGCAACAAAAAAGTTATTGTACTTTTCTTTTCTTGgagttttatttcttttgtttcgaaAGCATGTCTACTAATTGATCTGTGTTGGTTATCTTTATATTTGTACAGAACTGAAGttgcttaataattttttaactctAGTTTAGTTGCTtataaacaagttgtttataaaAACCATTGTGTATCGCAAAAGGGGTCGTTAAATAAAAAGGCCTAATTAGAGAGTGGACgttgaaataattatttaaaattaataatacaacttaaattttcaaaaaggaTACTCCAAAATTTTTACTCGATAAAAGGCTTAGAAACAGTCGAGACTGGccataaaatatgaaaatagcAACTGAGTttcagaaagaaaaacaaaacaaaacagacgtTCGAGTTACGAATAGACATCGTATTAAAACAAAACAGACGTTCGACTTACGAATAGATATCGTATTAAAACAAAACAGACGTTCGACTTACGAATAGACATCGTATTAAAACAAAACAGACGTTCGACTTACGAATAGACATCGTATTAAAACAAAACAGACGTTTGAATTACGAATAGACATCGTATTAAAACAAAACAGACGTTTGACTTACGAATAGACATCGTATTAAAACAAAACAGACGTTCGGTTTACGAACAGACATCACTAACCTGCTACCCAGTTATTACCATATATCCGCACAGCTTCTTTTAACTTCGCGTCGTCTTCTGCATCCCACGTTCTACAGAttcaaaagtagaaacagttggTTATTTTCAAACAATTGAAGAACAGGATCAATAGGGCCTCAAAAATACCACCATTCTTTTCAACATtgataacaaaaattatattcaaaACATACTGCAAGCTCAGTCAAAATTTATAACGCCCGCCAAAAATACGCCCCTTACCCATTCCTATCTTACTTTGGGTAGCTCAAGTCACTTTCTATGCATGCATGGCCTAATCAAATTCTCAGAGAATTTTATCATTATTTCGTGTCATTTAGTTAAGTCTAACATGCAACCGCCGAGGGTGGTCACGTAAGTATAAAAACACATTAACCCTACgtttttatcatttctttgtTCAAAGTTCTCTGAAATCTCTGCAAACACTGCACCGGTgttctattagtctaaacaaaTATATTGCAGATTTTAAGACAAATCAAGATACTGACAACCAATGGTAAAACAGTACCTTTCATCGGATAATTGCCTCTCAAAAGAACAAACTCAATTGTCTAATTATGCTtcaaaagtattgataaaaacAATTGGTTGTGACAGAAAAAATCTATCATGCTGTAGATGTTTACACTCAAGAAATTGGAAAACGCAAAATTTTACATTATTTACGACTTACTCCCAGCTCCTTCGATATAGCTTCCCAGTGgtgattttcatatttttttgctaGTTTGATAAGCTTGGCATCTTCTTCCTTAGTGAACTTTTTTTGATTGATAGAAGGATGGATAACATTGTACCACTGTAAACGACATTCGAAATCTTCTCGAGTGGGCACCTAAAATACAGATTGAACACAATACGTTAAAAGCTGCCATGTGACACAAGACGTGAAAAGTAACCACACAGAAGTAGGAAATTACCAAAAGTTTAGGGAACAAGTACAATTGTGGGCGCATATAAAAACGCCTGAACCGTATGTAAAATCTAGAGAAGGAAGAATAAATCTGCCCCAGGAGAACGTattgataaaaaacattttgtctcTGCAATAGTTAGTTATAAAATTATACGAAATTTTTTGTCATACATAATGCTTTGATATCTTGAAAAAGTCAATATCAACCACGTCTTTTAACAACTCGTCACGTGGAAGAGATCTAAATAGTAAAATATAAGTAAAGATTAGGCACAAATTCCAGGTTGGTTAAAAACAGACATTctgttttggaaaaaaaaacattgttaaaagTACAGCTTAAAAGATTTTTGAATCAGGTCTGATTCAActgattttatgttttttgtgagagtaaaaaaaattatcttttgactGTTCTACACTTTAACTTTGGTTGTCATATAAATGGCGGAattaatgattaaaaaaaactatactttatttctgtaatttttttcaatatttctgTACGAGGTCTACGGATTAGCATTTTTTCGTCGTTTGTTTTTCCTTTACAatctttttcaattttctttagCCTATGGAAGATataattcagaataatttataATACCAATGAAGATTCATAATTGGTTACAGTAAAATGTAGAAACTACTAATCTTTGGAAATTTACTGACTAAACCAAAAGAATGAAGAAGCACAGATACTGGAAGCAAGAAACGAGCATTCAAAGAATTATACACACAGAAATCAATCACTCTTCTTTTTCTTGCAGCATCATTTCACACAAGCGGTGTGTATGGTCAAACAGGATTgagaatataaacatttttaatccaTAAAATCAACCGTGTATACCTTTGCATCAAATGTTCAATACgtttttccaagttgttttgaTATACACCATCTTGTAGCTCCACGGTTTCTGAATGCTTCCCTAAACAGAAACACAGAtgtataattttgtaaaaagaaaacaatacaaTTTAAATTCACGCCAGCacaaagtgtaaaaaatgagtttataCATGGTTTAGAAGGCTTGGTAAAAGGACCAGCTTGCATATTTCGTTTTTTCTCCTTGGTATCTTCATTATCAGGTGGTCCCTAAAAATCAATATTAACCACACACTTTAAACAAGTTATAtggaatttaaagtttataagaCCCTACACTTACCAAACCATCAAAGTCTTTAAAATAGGGATTACCAAACCGACCAATACAAGCTCTAGACAGTTGGTTGATTGTTAAGGCACTGTCTTTTTTGTAACCGCTCTGTGCTAATTCGtgctaaataaacaaaaaaagaaacaatgctATACATAAAGTTATTTGGAATACAAAAGTCACATTTGGAAGAGTAATTATAAAGTGCACCTGGGCTTTCCTATTTCTTGTTACCGccaattcaactttttttaattcatctTTTAAAACTTCctataagaaataaaattaaaaaatataagcaaaaaactcaaattttttcatatcaaaaaacacaTCATTTAAACGTGATGATAATACACATACCTGATATTGTCTGTTTACTTGAAGTAAATTTTCAAGCGTACTCAAACTTGCACTACTTTTTACAAGGCGACCTTCATGGTGTCCTACATATgtagcaaaacaaaaaaacagacaaAACAATTAAGCAATGCAATCAGAGATGtaaataacat is drawn from Hydractinia symbiolongicarpus strain clone_291-10 chromosome 8, HSymV2.1, whole genome shotgun sequence and contains these coding sequences:
- the LOC130653881 gene encoding uncharacterized protein LOC130653881, with the protein product MSLSEKDREILLHEIQQIQQTLESTGRSFGTCASDEDEETVQNWTESEWGQDSKGFFHETKDEEDQEAFTTVSIAYDPPQRISNEEENHDNLISETSNLMQNDQPLVTNFLQNLEENKRNSSNSETVSNIPIKNENIKSGLTRKLKKRLAQDSQLCGNASKEKGVYEQSADNVNLLPLVSSAAKKKTEQINMSNLYVERIFRDYRKDKHKPSPSIASKGHHEGRLVKSSASLSTLENLLQVNRQYQEVLKDELKKVELAVTRNRKAQHELAQSGYKKDSALTINQLSRACIGRFGNPYFKDFDGLGPPDNEDTKEKKRNMQAGPFTKPSKPWKHSETVELQDGVYQNNLEKRIEHLMQRLKKIEKDCKGKTNDEKMLIRRPRTEILKKITEIKSLPRDELLKDVVDIDFFKISKHYVPTREDFECRLQWYNVIHPSINQKKFTKEEDAKLIKLAKKYENHHWEAISKELGTNRTPVQCLQRFQRTLNKEMIKTTWDAEDDAKLKEAVRIYGNNWVAVANHVGNKLSDQCLNRWEKSLNPNIKRGRWTEDEDKALIAAVKKHGMGNWKAIKLVVPGRTDAQCRERYVSSLDPNNDFSPFTTEEDKKLIAAVKTHGTGKWSQIAKEFPGRRDSQIWRRYTQIKSDEYFAYRRETHWKKKSVINYFGKLGRRSEKRDYEITDLEVNYSPSVNPAEAKKLKRARDKLLDVGLNEEEATKHLARMHFDGVFSKSTLNSNPVSRVKETTTLGRQLKEPVKITRNSIVNTTDPGNSSANEELNIAKDITQVISSVDNPRKDLPSTKPALLLNTKTENLVTIQIPKGVFGQTSRQKVFVSGSDLKYSQVKRKCESLENAHREMKLSTSALQKELNDYRVVITNAVIEEIKKKKLLELIETCAKQVNTVDNDRTDNQNAILSQSEFDIVIETDQTVSIKQEPEDIDSIEKDFIDFDLGSRKRKNTDSTVLAGTLIKKERVESVGPTSRPYAVTQVDTEKNANTSGVVMSDQLKTFTLLLQALHVDTAGVMKALPRNNLAGSCPSNNSLLSNAPFPTCYPLSPTESSLHGFRTLLLHRRVLGDIVNRHYENTQRDLAYQRTRSYQALRNRFRSIFMWPAFLATFIPKRVVETNTGNTTSAQSSRSRPGLNPITIIEDNSSDEDNTKDSIQIYIEKRMRATNRKYLRKKISLLQQQKQTISDTN